The Sporichthyaceae bacterium genomic sequence ACCAGGTCCATGGTCCCCGACATGACGGCCTGCGCGGCGAAGTGCACCGACTGCTGCGAGGACCCGCACTGCCGGTCGATGGTCACGCCGGGCACCGTCTCGGGCAGACCCGCGGCCAACGCCGCGGTGCGCGCGATGTCGCCCGCCTGCGCGCCGATGTTGTCCAGGCACCCGATCACCACGTCGTCGATCGCGGCCGGGTCGACGCCGGTGCGCTCGACGACCGCGGAGATCACATGGGCGCCCAGGTCCGCCGGGTGCACGCCGGCCAACCCGCCGTTGCGCTTGCCGACGGGGGTCCGCACGGCGTCGACGATGTAGGCCTCGGCCACAGTGGCTCCTTCGGTACGAGTTGTCTGGACAGCATGTCCGACTAAAGAGTACGACACTCGCGACGGGGTGGGTCAAGGGCACCTCGGACACCTTGTCCAGACAGGTAGTGGCGTATGGGCGCACCGGGCGTCACAATGCCGTCATGCCGTCAATTACCCGTAAGGCCTCCGGCACCCGCGCGCAGCGCCGCGACGAGATCCGCTCGAAAATGCTGACCGCCGTCGAGGAAATGTTGGCCGAGGGCGAGAGCTTCACCGAGCTGTCCGTGGAGCGACTGGTGGCCCGCGCGGGCGTGGCCCGGTCCACGTTCTACGTGTACTTCGAGGACAAGGGTGAGCTGCTCCGCGGCTGGCTGGAGGACATCACCGGCGAGCTGGACGCGATCGCCAAGCGCTGGTGGCACCTCGACGGGAACGCGGACCGGGACGACCTGCGCGGCGCGCTGGAGGCCGTGCTCGGTGTCTATCGCCCGCACACCGCGCTGATGGCCGCGGCCTTCGACGCCGCCGCCTACGACCCCGCGGTGCGCGAGACCGTGATGACGCTGATGGCCTTCAACACCGCGGGCCTGCGCAAGCACATCAAGGCCGGCCAGCGCGACGGTTTCGTGGACCCGGACCTGCCGGCCAACGAGGTCGCGCAATACCTGACCTGGATGGCCGAGCGGGCGCTGCATCAGCTGGTCCGCGGCGCCGACGACCCGACGTACGAGCGGCTGCTGGACGCCTACACCGCGATCATCTGGAACACCCTGTACGCGCCGTGCCGCTTGGGCGCCGCCGTCTGAGCGCGCACCTCTCCCGCTTGCGCATGACATGCGCTCGGACACTGTGTCCGGGCAGGGTGTTGCGGTCGGGTGGCTGGATGATGTTTACTCGCCAGTATGGTTCGCGAAGCC encodes the following:
- a CDS encoding TetR/AcrR family transcriptional regulator, which gives rise to MPSITRKASGTRAQRRDEIRSKMLTAVEEMLAEGESFTELSVERLVARAGVARSTFYVYFEDKGELLRGWLEDITGELDAIAKRWWHLDGNADRDDLRGALEAVLGVYRPHTALMAAAFDAAAYDPAVRETVMTLMAFNTAGLRKHIKAGQRDGFVDPDLPANEVAQYLTWMAERALHQLVRGADDPTYERLLDAYTAIIWNTLYAPCRLGAAV